Proteins encoded by one window of Ursus arctos isolate Adak ecotype North America unplaced genomic scaffold, UrsArc2.0 scaffold_22, whole genome shotgun sequence:
- the AASDHPPT gene encoding L-aminoadipate-semialdehyde dehydrogenase-phosphopantetheinyl transferase, with amino-acid sequence MVSPAQRSRLVPAMEGVRWAFSCGTWLPSRAEWLLAVRSIQPEEKERIGQFVFARDAKAAMAGRLMIRKLVAEKLNIPWNNIRLQRTAKGKPVLAKDSLNPYPNFNFNVSHQGDYAVLAAEPELQVGIDVMKTSFPGRGSIPEFFHIMKRKFTNKEWETIRSFKDEWTQLDMFYRNWALKESFIKAIGVGLGFELQRLEFDISPLNLDIGQVYKETRLFLDGEEEKEWAFEESKIDEHHFVAVALRKPDGSRRQGVPSQDDSKPTQRQFTILTFNDLISSAVPMTPEDPSFWDCFCFTEEIPIRNGTKS; translated from the exons ATGGTCTCGCCCGCCCAGCGGTCTCGCTTGGTGCCGGCCATGGAGGGTGTGCGCTGGGCCTTTTCGTGCGGCACCTGGCTGCCGAGCCGCGCAGAGTGGCTGCTGGCTGTGCGGTCGATCCAGCCCGAGGAGAAGGAGCGCATTGGCCAGTTCGTCTTTGCCCGGGACGCTAAGGCAGCCATG GCTGGTCGTCTGATGATAAGGAAATTAGTTGCAGAGAAATTGAATATCCCTTGGAATAATATTCGTTTGCAAAGAACTGCAAAGGGAAAACCAGTTCTTGCCAAAGACTCCTTGAATCCCTACCCCAACTTCAACTTCAACGTCTCTCATCAAGGGGATTATGCGGTGCTTGCTGCTGAGCCTGAGCTACAAGTCGGAATTGATGTGATGAAGACCAGTTTTCCAG GTCGTGGTTCAATTCCAGAATTCTTTCATATTATGAAAAGAAAGTTTACCAACAAAGAATGGGAAACAATCAGAAGCTTTAAGGATGAATGGACTCAACTGGACATGTTTTACAGGAATTGG GCACTGAAAGAAAGCTTCATAAAAGCCATTGGTGTTGGACTAGGCTTTGAATTGCAACGGCTTGAATTCGATATATCCCCATTAAATCTGGATATCGGCCAAGTGTATAAGGAAACACGTTTGTTCCTggatggagaagaagaaaaagaatgggcaTTTGAA GAAAGCAAAATAGACGAGCACCATTTTGTCGCCGTGGCTCTTAGGAAACCGGATGGATCTAGACGTCAGGGT GTTCCATCTCAAGATGATTCTAAACCAACTCAGAGGCAGTTCACTATTCTCACCTTTAATGATTTAATATCATCTGCCGTTCCTATGACCCCTGAGGATCCTTCATTTTGGGACTGTTTTTGCTTCACAGAAGAAATTCCAATACGAAATGGTACAAAGTCATGA